From a region of the Burkholderia lata genome:
- a CDS encoding acetyl-CoA C-acetyltransferase: MRQAYIVDALRTPTGRRKGGLAHVHAADLGGFVLKTLVERNAIPADEYDDVVFGCVDTIGPLAGNIARTCWLAAGLPLQVPGVTVDRQCGSSQQAVHFAAQAVMSGVQDVVVAGGVQTMTQIPISSAMTCAAPLGFNDPFSGSTGWRARFGDAPVSQFVAAQRIADHWNLSRDAMERYALESHRRAVAAIEAGHFKREIVPLEGVIHDETPRPDTSLEKMATLEPLTPGGSLTAAVASQTCDAAAALLIVSEDALKRYGLTPRARIHHLSVLGDDPLWMLTAPIPATKAALQKAGLDWSQIDVVEMNEAFASVAQAWLADTRFPHEKTNPNGGGIALGHPLGATGARLMTTLLHELERTGGRYGLQTMCEGGGLANVTIIERL; this comes from the coding sequence ATGAGACAAGCCTATATCGTCGACGCGCTGCGCACGCCGACCGGCCGCCGCAAGGGCGGGCTCGCGCACGTGCATGCGGCGGACCTCGGCGGCTTCGTGCTGAAGACGCTGGTCGAGCGCAACGCGATTCCCGCCGATGAATACGACGACGTGGTGTTCGGCTGCGTCGACACGATCGGCCCGCTCGCGGGCAACATCGCGCGCACCTGTTGGCTCGCGGCCGGGCTGCCGCTTCAGGTGCCGGGTGTGACGGTCGACCGCCAGTGCGGTTCGTCGCAGCAGGCCGTGCATTTCGCCGCGCAGGCGGTGATGAGCGGCGTGCAGGACGTGGTGGTGGCCGGCGGCGTGCAGACGATGACGCAGATCCCGATCTCGTCCGCGATGACCTGTGCGGCGCCGCTCGGCTTCAACGACCCGTTCTCGGGCAGCACCGGCTGGCGCGCGCGCTTCGGCGATGCGCCGGTGTCGCAGTTCGTCGCCGCGCAGCGGATCGCCGATCACTGGAACCTGTCGCGCGACGCGATGGAGCGCTATGCGCTCGAAAGCCACCGTCGCGCGGTCGCCGCGATCGAGGCTGGGCATTTCAAGCGGGAAATCGTGCCGCTCGAAGGCGTGATACACGACGAAACGCCGCGCCCCGACACGTCGCTTGAAAAGATGGCGACGCTCGAACCGCTGACGCCGGGCGGCTCGCTGACGGCCGCCGTCGCGAGCCAGACCTGCGATGCGGCCGCGGCGCTGCTGATCGTGTCGGAGGATGCGTTGAAGCGCTACGGCCTCACGCCGCGCGCACGCATCCATCACCTGAGCGTGCTCGGCGACGATCCGTTGTGGATGCTCACCGCGCCGATCCCGGCGACCAAGGCCGCGCTCCAGAAGGCCGGCCTCGACTGGTCGCAGATCGATGTCGTCGAGATGAACGAGGCATTCGCATCGGTCGCGCAGGCATGGCTCGCCGACACGCGCTTCCCGCACGAAAAAACCAACCCGAACGGCGGCGGCATCGCGCTCGGCCATCCGCTCGGCGCGACCGGCGCACGGCTGATGACGACGCTGCTGCACGAACTGGAGCGCACGGGCGGCCGCTACGGGCTGCAGACGATGTGCGAAGGCGGCGGCCTCGCGAACGTCACGATCATCGAGCGCCTGTGA
- a CDS encoding acyl-CoA dehydrogenase family protein — MDFVFDEDQEALADSVKRLLMTEMTPELIRELWATPTGRSDDLWALFASQGLTAVSVPEAHGGLGLTEAEWALLAQTYGYFGSPEPLLDTALVSAGVLARLPASDWRDALLRDIAEGRARVALVHPVNPYAADVHVAQTLLCEHRGELHRVDPAQCAWRAVDSVDPSRRLFTLDWEPSVATRIASADEAAPLLNRALDHGAFAVAAQLLGLTQRVLDVAIDYSAQRKQFGKAIGSYQALKHLLADVAIRYEFARPVVARAAQAIADDHPQRAVFVSHAKLAATSAAQLAARHSMQVHGAIGYTWELDLQIFMKRIWALSGSWGDSAFHKARVADAILGDALPIGPAQTFDLEELN, encoded by the coding sequence TGCTGATGACCGAGATGACGCCCGAGCTGATCCGCGAGCTGTGGGCCACGCCGACCGGGCGGTCGGACGACCTGTGGGCGCTGTTCGCGTCGCAGGGGCTGACCGCCGTGTCGGTGCCCGAGGCGCACGGCGGCCTCGGCCTGACCGAAGCGGAATGGGCGCTGCTCGCGCAGACCTACGGCTATTTCGGCAGCCCCGAGCCGCTGCTCGACACGGCGCTCGTGTCGGCCGGCGTGCTGGCGCGGCTGCCGGCGAGCGACTGGCGCGACGCGCTGCTGCGCGACATCGCCGAGGGGCGCGCGCGTGTCGCGCTCGTGCATCCGGTGAACCCGTATGCGGCCGACGTGCACGTCGCACAGACACTGCTGTGCGAGCACCGCGGCGAGCTGCACCGCGTCGATCCCGCACAGTGCGCATGGCGCGCGGTCGACAGCGTCGACCCGTCGCGGCGGCTGTTCACGCTCGACTGGGAGCCGTCGGTGGCCACCCGCATCGCGAGCGCCGACGAAGCCGCGCCGCTGCTGAACCGCGCGCTCGACCACGGCGCGTTCGCAGTGGCCGCACAACTGCTCGGCCTCACGCAGCGCGTGCTCGACGTCGCGATCGACTACAGCGCGCAGCGCAAGCAGTTCGGCAAGGCGATCGGCTCGTACCAGGCGCTCAAGCACCTGCTCGCCGATGTCGCGATCCGCTACGAGTTCGCGCGGCCGGTGGTCGCGCGTGCCGCGCAGGCGATTGCCGACGATCACCCGCAGCGCGCGGTGTTCGTGTCGCACGCGAAGCTCGCGGCGACGTCGGCCGCACAGCTCGCCGCGCGCCACTCGATGCAGGTGCACGGCGCAATCGGCTACACGTGGGAGCTCGACCTGCAGATCTTCATGAAACGCATCTGGGCGCTCTCCGGCAGCTGGGGCGACAGCGCGTTCCACAAGGCCCGCGTGGCCGACGCGATCCTCGGCGACGCATTGCCGATCGGCCCCGCGCAGACCTTCGACCTCGAGGAATTGAACTGA